In Myxococcus virescens, one genomic interval encodes:
- a CDS encoding ABC transporter permease, with the protein MTFFDSLAADVRFALRTFRRSPGFVAAAVLCLALGIGANAVIFSVVHGVLLRPLPYAEPERLVSLVELRPQGYGGPVSWPTFWAWRQHSPAFEHMAAFTVGGVTLQAQDAPERLQALRGTADFFTVHGVPPLLGRTFALDEDLPGQAPVAVLSERLWRARFGADPAVLGRSVSLDGLAHTVIGVMPASFDASTDVWLPLVAPPDAAARTRSTVLTLRARLAPGVSLASAEAELKQVAANSAAAQAESHRDRSARVIPLDESQTQSWRAPLQVLLGAVALVLLIACTNVANLLLARAGTRRRELAVRLALGAGRARVVQQLLVESLLLAFLGGMLAALLARWGLDALLALAPESLPRRQDIALDGTAFLFLLGITSVSGLAFGLLPALQVSRLEVRGGLAAAGDGSTVPGFGRRLGASLVVVEIALSLVLLVGAGLLGRGFLHLLGTSTGFAPGQVLTLHLSIPDDRFFKDGGLDAELPGRLLEPVLEAVRALPGVTAAGMTSVLPIQRAWNNARYQVEGAPLPEPGDEPRAERRATSPGYFAAMGIPLRQGRDFTSLDAAPDQPGVVIVNETLARRHFPAGGALGQRLRIGATPYTIVGVVGDVRQAGLEREPLAEFHVPHGRPWGDDGLVLVTRTSVQPETLLPAIREAIRRVDGTVPVYRALTLEQVISQSLAMRRLVLGLLGGFAVLAVLLAAYGLYGVISLRVVQRTRELGVRMALGARPADVLRLVLGQGAGMTAVGLGVGLGAAWVLSQVLASQLHGVSARDPWTFGAVVALLAAVALLACWIPARRAIRMDPLQALRKD; encoded by the coding sequence ATGACCTTCTTCGATTCGCTCGCCGCGGATGTTCGCTTCGCGCTCCGCACCTTCCGCCGCTCACCCGGCTTCGTCGCCGCCGCCGTGCTGTGCCTGGCGCTGGGCATTGGCGCCAACGCCGTCATCTTCAGCGTGGTTCACGGGGTCCTCCTCCGGCCGCTGCCGTACGCGGAACCCGAGCGGCTGGTCAGCCTCGTCGAGCTGCGCCCCCAGGGCTATGGCGGCCCGGTGTCCTGGCCCACGTTCTGGGCCTGGCGCCAGCACAGCCCGGCCTTCGAACACATGGCAGCATTCACAGTCGGCGGCGTCACCCTCCAGGCCCAGGATGCGCCTGAACGCCTCCAGGCCCTTCGCGGAACGGCTGACTTCTTCACGGTTCATGGCGTGCCGCCCTTGCTGGGCCGGACTTTCGCGCTCGATGAGGACCTGCCCGGCCAGGCCCCGGTCGCGGTCCTCAGCGAGCGCCTCTGGCGCGCCCGTTTTGGCGCCGATCCAGCCGTCCTCGGCCGTTCCGTGAGCCTGGATGGCCTGGCCCACACCGTCATTGGCGTGATGCCCGCGTCTTTCGATGCGTCCACCGACGTGTGGCTGCCCCTGGTGGCTCCGCCGGACGCCGCCGCTCGGACCCGGTCCACGGTGCTGACCCTCCGGGCTCGGTTGGCGCCAGGCGTTTCGCTGGCCTCCGCCGAGGCCGAGTTGAAGCAAGTCGCCGCGAACTCCGCGGCGGCCCAGGCGGAATCCCACCGGGACCGGAGCGCCCGGGTCATTCCGCTCGATGAAAGCCAGACCCAGTCCTGGCGGGCGCCGCTCCAGGTTCTGCTGGGGGCCGTCGCCCTGGTGCTCCTCATTGCGTGTACGAACGTCGCGAATCTGTTGCTGGCCCGCGCGGGCACCCGGCGGCGCGAACTGGCCGTTCGTCTGGCCCTGGGCGCTGGCCGGGCCCGGGTCGTCCAGCAGCTCCTGGTCGAAAGCCTCCTGCTGGCGTTCCTGGGCGGCATGCTGGCGGCCTTGCTGGCGCGCTGGGGCCTGGACGCGCTGCTGGCCCTGGCGCCGGAGAGCCTGCCCCGGCGTCAGGACATCGCGTTGGACGGCACGGCCTTCCTGTTCCTCCTCGGAATCACCAGCGTCAGCGGCCTGGCCTTCGGGCTGCTCCCAGCCCTCCAGGTCTCCCGGCTGGAGGTCCGTGGTGGGCTCGCCGCCGCGGGCGATGGCAGCACGGTGCCGGGCTTCGGCCGTCGCTTGGGGGCCTCGCTGGTGGTTGTGGAGATCGCCCTATCGCTGGTGCTGCTCGTCGGCGCGGGCCTGCTCGGGCGCGGCTTCCTGCACCTGCTGGGGACTTCCACCGGATTTGCCCCCGGGCAGGTCCTCACGCTGCACCTGTCCATCCCAGACGACCGGTTCTTCAAGGACGGCGGCCTGGATGCTGAGCTGCCGGGACGGCTCTTGGAGCCGGTGTTGGAGGCGGTTCGCGCGCTCCCGGGCGTCACTGCGGCGGGCATGACGTCCGTGCTCCCCATCCAACGGGCCTGGAACAACGCTCGGTATCAGGTCGAAGGAGCTCCTCTGCCGGAGCCCGGCGACGAACCTCGCGCCGAGCGCCGCGCCACCAGCCCGGGCTACTTCGCCGCCATGGGCATCCCCCTGCGCCAGGGGCGCGATTTCACGTCCCTGGACGCCGCGCCGGACCAGCCCGGCGTGGTCATCGTCAACGAAACCCTGGCCCGCCGGCACTTTCCCGCTGGAGGTGCCCTGGGGCAGCGGCTGCGCATCGGGGCGACGCCGTACACCATCGTCGGCGTCGTGGGCGATGTCCGCCAGGCGGGACTGGAGCGCGAACCGCTCGCCGAGTTCCACGTCCCTCATGGCAGGCCCTGGGGCGATGACGGGCTCGTCCTGGTCACTCGCACCTCGGTGCAGCCAGAGACGCTGCTGCCTGCCATCCGGGAGGCCATCCGCCGCGTGGATGGCACCGTGCCCGTCTACCGGGCGCTCACCCTGGAGCAGGTCATCTCGCAATCCCTGGCGATGCGCAGGCTCGTCCTGGGGCTGCTTGGCGGTTTTGCGGTCCTTGCCGTCCTGCTCGCCGCCTACGGCCTCTACGGGGTCATCTCGCTCCGGGTCGTCCAGCGCACGCGGGAGCTGGGCGTCCGGATGGCGCTCGGTGCCCGGCCCGCGGACGTGCTTCGGCTCGTCCTGGGCCAGGGCGCGGGCATGACGGCCGTGGGCCTCGGGGTGGGACTTGGGGCGGCGTGGGTCCTGTCCCAGGTGCTCGCAAGCCAGCTTCACGGCGTCAGCGCGCGGGATCCGTGGACGTTCGGGGCCGTGGTCGCGCTGCTGGCGGCCGTGGCGTTGCTCGCCTGCTGGATTCCGGCCCGGCGGGCGATCCGGATGGACCCGCTTCAGGCGCTCCGGAAGGACTGA
- a CDS encoding S46 family peptidase: protein MKRLFVIATLLGAAPAMADEGMWTYNNFPSAKVKEKYGFEPSQQWLDNVRLSSARLAGGCSASFVSANGLVMTNHHCARGCIDQLSTAKKDYIANGFYAKTQGEETQCPAMEINQLVKITDVTETLNKATQGLTGKKYADTLKAKMSELEQACSAGNAKARCDVVTLYQGGQYNLYEYKRFQDVRLVMAPEHAIAFFGGDPDNFEFPRYDLDVTFLRVYEDGKPATTNNFFKWSDKGAQEGELTFISGHPGRTSRGLTIAELEFQRDVVLPKTLMTLSEMRGMLTEFGRRGAEQRRISTNLLFGVENSVKALKGRHEALLDKTFFAQKVAAEQDLRKKVEANPEMKKKYAAAWDEIAKAQAQLRNIRQDLTYMENGGGLSSTLFQVARTLVRGAEELPKANGERLREFNQANVPALEAQLFSPAPVYPELEIARLTFGLTKMREELGSDHPFVKKVLGKESPEKLAARLVKGTKLRDVKVRQALYKGGKAAIAASKDPMIQLAVAVDPDMRAIRKTYEENVESVIRKNSELVAKSKFEIYGTNQYPDATFSLRLSYGAVKGYSENGKQVSPITQMAGTFEHATGEEPFALPKSWLKNEKALDGTTPMNFVSTNDIIGGNSGSPVINKDAEIVGIVFDGNIQSLGGEYGFDESVNRSVSVHSQAIIESLTKIYGATRLLEELRPGSTKLPPVKASPAK from the coding sequence ATGAAGCGTTTGTTCGTGATTGCCACCCTCCTCGGCGCGGCTCCCGCGATGGCCGACGAGGGCATGTGGACCTACAACAACTTTCCCTCCGCGAAGGTGAAGGAGAAGTACGGCTTCGAGCCTTCCCAGCAGTGGCTGGACAACGTGCGCCTGTCCTCGGCGCGTCTGGCGGGTGGATGCTCGGCCAGCTTCGTGTCCGCCAACGGCCTGGTGATGACGAATCACCACTGCGCGCGCGGCTGTATCGACCAGCTCTCCACGGCGAAGAAGGACTACATCGCCAACGGCTTCTACGCGAAGACGCAGGGCGAGGAGACCCAGTGTCCGGCGATGGAGATCAACCAGCTGGTCAAGATCACCGACGTCACGGAGACGCTGAACAAGGCCACCCAGGGCCTGACCGGTAAGAAGTACGCCGACACGCTGAAGGCGAAGATGTCCGAGCTGGAGCAGGCCTGCTCCGCCGGCAACGCCAAGGCGCGCTGTGACGTGGTCACCCTGTACCAGGGCGGCCAGTACAACCTCTACGAGTACAAGCGCTTCCAGGACGTCCGCCTGGTGATGGCGCCCGAGCACGCCATCGCGTTCTTCGGTGGCGACCCGGACAACTTCGAGTTCCCCCGCTACGACCTCGACGTGACGTTCCTGCGCGTCTACGAGGACGGCAAGCCGGCGACGACGAACAACTTCTTCAAGTGGTCCGACAAGGGCGCGCAGGAAGGCGAGCTGACCTTCATCTCCGGCCACCCGGGCCGCACCTCGCGTGGCCTCACCATCGCGGAGCTGGAGTTCCAGCGTGACGTGGTGCTGCCCAAGACGCTGATGACGCTCTCCGAGATGCGCGGCATGCTGACGGAGTTCGGCCGCCGTGGCGCCGAGCAGCGCCGCATCTCCACCAACCTGCTGTTCGGCGTGGAGAACTCGGTGAAGGCGCTCAAGGGCCGTCACGAGGCCCTGCTGGACAAGACGTTCTTCGCGCAGAAGGTCGCCGCGGAGCAGGACCTGCGCAAGAAGGTCGAAGCCAACCCGGAGATGAAGAAGAAGTACGCCGCGGCGTGGGATGAGATCGCCAAGGCCCAGGCGCAGCTGCGCAACATCCGTCAGGACCTGACGTACATGGAGAACGGTGGCGGCCTGTCCTCCACGCTCTTCCAGGTGGCCCGCACGCTGGTGCGCGGCGCCGAGGAGCTCCCGAAGGCGAACGGCGAGCGCCTGCGTGAGTTCAACCAGGCCAACGTCCCGGCGCTGGAGGCCCAGCTGTTCAGCCCGGCTCCCGTCTACCCGGAGCTGGAGATTGCCCGCCTGACGTTCGGCCTCACCAAGATGCGCGAGGAGCTGGGCTCCGACCACCCCTTCGTGAAGAAGGTGCTGGGCAAGGAGTCCCCGGAGAAGCTGGCCGCCCGGCTGGTGAAGGGCACCAAGCTGCGTGACGTGAAGGTCCGCCAGGCGCTCTACAAGGGCGGCAAGGCGGCCATCGCGGCCTCCAAGGACCCGATGATTCAGCTGGCCGTCGCGGTGGACCCGGACATGCGCGCCATCCGCAAGACGTACGAGGAGAACGTCGAGTCCGTCATCCGCAAGAACAGCGAGCTGGTGGCCAAGTCCAAGTTCGAAATCTACGGCACCAACCAGTACCCGGACGCGACGTTCAGCCTGCGCCTGTCCTACGGCGCGGTGAAGGGCTACTCGGAGAACGGCAAGCAGGTCAGCCCCATCACCCAGATGGCGGGCACCTTCGAGCACGCCACGGGTGAGGAGCCCTTCGCGCTGCCGAAGTCCTGGCTGAAGAACGAGAAGGCGCTGGACGGCACCACGCCGATGAACTTCGTCTCCACCAACGACATCATCGGTGGCAACTCCGGCTCGCCGGTCATCAACAAGGACGCGGAGATCGTCGGCATCGTGTTCGACGGCAACATCCAGTCCCTGGGCGGCGAGTACGGCTTCGACGAGAGCGTCAACCGCTCGGTCAGCGTCCACAGCCAGGCCATCATCGAGTCGCTGACGAAGATCTACGGCGCCACGCGGCTGCTCGAGGAGCTGCGTCCCGGCAGCACCAAGCTCCCGCCCGTGAAGGCCAGCCCGGCGAAGTAA
- the guaA gene encoding glutamine-hydrolyzing GMP synthase: MDLHAEKILILDFGSQYTQLIARRVRELGVYCEIHRPDLPAEDIRKYAPRGIILSGGPASVEAPDSPRCDPFVFEAGVPVLGICYGLQLTAKLLGGKIDRSAHREFGNAEVEVLARRGPFAEFNPGDRVQVWMSHGDRVEALPPGFEAIGRSGNSPFAATAHTTKPWFGVQFHPEVVHTPQGKAMLRAFVFNECKVSGSWTMKGFIDEAVGTIRRQVGEHGRVICALSGGVDSSVAALLLHRAIGPRLQCIFVDNGVLRQNERAQVEALFVDRFHVPLKTVDARQRFLDKLAGVTDPEKKRKIIGREFIAVFEEAARDVQDAEFLAQGTLYPDVIESVSYKGPSVTIKSHHNVGGLPETMKLKLVEPLRELFKDEVRALGRELGLPDEMVSRQPFPGPGLAIRVLGEVTEQRLELVRRADAIVQEEIRSAGLYKEVWQAFAVLLPVQSVGVMGDERTYESTCVLRAVTSVDGMTADWARLPFPVLERISTRITNEVRGINRVAYDISSKPPATIEWE, translated from the coding sequence GTGGACCTGCACGCCGAAAAAATCCTGATCCTCGATTTCGGGAGCCAGTACACCCAGCTCATCGCCCGGCGCGTCCGCGAGCTGGGCGTCTATTGCGAAATCCACCGCCCGGACCTCCCGGCGGAGGACATCCGCAAGTACGCTCCCCGCGGCATCATCCTCTCTGGCGGTCCGGCGTCCGTGGAGGCCCCAGACTCCCCCCGGTGCGACCCGTTCGTCTTCGAGGCCGGCGTCCCCGTGCTGGGCATCTGCTACGGCCTCCAGCTCACCGCCAAGCTGCTGGGCGGCAAGATTGACCGGAGCGCCCACCGCGAGTTCGGCAACGCGGAGGTGGAGGTGCTGGCCCGCCGCGGCCCATTCGCCGAGTTCAACCCTGGGGACAGGGTCCAGGTCTGGATGAGCCACGGCGACCGGGTGGAGGCGCTGCCCCCTGGCTTCGAGGCCATTGGCCGCAGCGGCAATTCGCCCTTCGCCGCCACCGCCCACACGACGAAGCCCTGGTTCGGCGTCCAGTTCCACCCGGAGGTGGTCCACACGCCGCAGGGCAAGGCCATGCTGCGCGCCTTCGTCTTCAACGAGTGCAAGGTCAGCGGCTCGTGGACGATGAAGGGCTTCATCGACGAGGCCGTGGGCACCATCCGCCGCCAAGTGGGTGAGCACGGCCGGGTCATCTGCGCGCTGTCAGGCGGCGTGGACAGCTCCGTGGCCGCGCTGCTGCTGCATCGGGCCATTGGCCCCCGGCTCCAGTGCATCTTCGTGGACAACGGGGTGCTGCGGCAGAACGAGCGCGCCCAGGTGGAGGCGCTCTTCGTGGACCGCTTCCACGTCCCGCTGAAGACGGTGGATGCCCGCCAGCGCTTCCTGGACAAGCTGGCCGGGGTGACGGACCCGGAGAAGAAGCGGAAGATCATCGGCCGGGAGTTCATCGCCGTGTTCGAGGAGGCCGCGCGCGACGTGCAGGACGCGGAGTTCCTGGCCCAGGGCACGCTGTACCCGGACGTCATCGAGTCCGTGTCGTACAAGGGCCCCTCCGTCACCATCAAGAGCCACCACAACGTGGGCGGCCTGCCGGAGACGATGAAGCTCAAGCTGGTGGAGCCGCTGCGCGAGCTCTTCAAGGACGAGGTCCGCGCCCTGGGCCGCGAGCTGGGGCTGCCGGATGAGATGGTGTCCCGCCAGCCATTCCCCGGCCCGGGGCTGGCCATCCGCGTCCTGGGCGAAGTCACCGAGCAGCGCCTGGAGCTGGTGCGGCGCGCGGACGCCATCGTCCAGGAGGAGATTCGCAGCGCCGGCCTCTACAAGGAGGTGTGGCAGGCCTTCGCGGTGCTGCTGCCGGTGCAGAGCGTGGGCGTCATGGGCGACGAGCGCACCTACGAGTCCACCTGCGTGCTGCGCGCCGTCACCAGCGTGGACGGCATGACGGCGGACTGGGCCCGGCTGCCGTTCCCCGTGCTGGAGCGCATCTCCACGCGCATCACCAACGAGGTGCGCGGCATCAACCGCGTCGCCTACGACATCTCGTCCAAGCCCCCCGCGACCATCGAATGGGAGTAG
- the guaB gene encoding IMP dehydrogenase, whose amino-acid sequence MLNPDIRLALTFDDVLLVPGESSVVPKDVDLTTRLTRNLRLNIPLLSAAMDTVTESRTAIAMAQEGGIGVIHKNMTPEQQALEVLKVKKFESGMVVDPVTIEPEAPLGRALELMRLHGVSGIPVVKGQRLVGIVTSRDVRFETNFTQKVESMMTRKLVTGREGITQEDAQKLLHEHRIEKLLVVNDAFELKGLITIKDIEKRRTHPNAAKDSMGRLLCAAAVGVSADREARVEALIKAGVDVIVVDTAHGHSTAVLDGVRDTRKNFQGFELIAGNVATAEATRALIQAGVDAVKVGIGPGSICTTRVVAGVGVPQVTAVDDCVREAQKHDVPIISDGGIKYSGDIVKALAAGANTVMVGSLFAGTEESPGDVILYQGRSYKSYRGMGSLGAMKQGAKDRYFQADVEAVKLVPEGIEGRVPYKGTLAMNVHQMLGGIRSGMGYVGCRTIDELRTQATFVRITSAGLKESHVHDVIITEEAPNYRVG is encoded by the coding sequence ATGCTCAACCCCGATATCCGGCTCGCCCTCACTTTCGACGACGTCCTGCTGGTCCCGGGCGAGAGCTCGGTCGTCCCCAAGGACGTCGACCTGACGACCCGGCTCACTCGCAATCTCCGTCTCAACATCCCCCTCCTGTCGGCGGCCATGGACACCGTCACGGAGTCCCGGACCGCCATCGCCATGGCCCAGGAGGGCGGCATTGGTGTCATCCACAAGAACATGACGCCCGAGCAGCAGGCGCTCGAGGTCCTCAAGGTCAAGAAGTTCGAAAGCGGCATGGTGGTGGACCCCGTCACCATCGAACCGGAGGCCCCGCTGGGCCGCGCGCTGGAGCTGATGCGCCTTCACGGCGTGTCCGGCATCCCCGTGGTGAAGGGCCAGCGGCTGGTAGGCATCGTCACCAGCCGCGACGTGCGCTTCGAGACCAACTTCACCCAGAAGGTGGAGTCGATGATGACGCGCAAGCTCGTCACCGGCCGCGAAGGCATCACGCAGGAAGATGCGCAGAAGCTGCTGCACGAGCACCGCATCGAGAAGCTCCTCGTCGTCAACGACGCCTTCGAGCTCAAGGGCCTCATCACCATCAAGGACATCGAGAAGCGCCGCACGCACCCCAACGCGGCCAAGGACAGCATGGGCCGCCTGCTGTGCGCCGCCGCCGTGGGTGTGTCCGCGGACCGCGAGGCCCGCGTGGAGGCGCTCATCAAGGCCGGCGTGGACGTCATCGTCGTGGACACCGCGCACGGTCACTCCACCGCGGTGCTGGATGGCGTGCGCGACACCCGGAAGAACTTCCAGGGCTTCGAGCTCATCGCCGGCAACGTCGCCACCGCCGAGGCCACCCGCGCGCTCATCCAGGCCGGCGTGGACGCGGTGAAGGTGGGCATCGGCCCCGGCTCCATCTGCACCACCCGCGTGGTGGCCGGCGTGGGCGTGCCCCAGGTGACGGCCGTGGATGACTGCGTCCGCGAGGCCCAGAAGCACGACGTGCCCATCATCTCCGACGGCGGCATCAAGTACTCGGGCGACATCGTCAAGGCGCTGGCCGCGGGCGCCAACACGGTGATGGTTGGCTCGCTCTTCGCGGGCACCGAGGAGTCCCCGGGCGACGTCATCCTGTACCAGGGCCGCAGCTACAAGAGCTACCGCGGCATGGGCAGCCTGGGCGCCATGAAGCAGGGCGCCAAGGACCGCTACTTCCAGGCGGACGTGGAGGCCGTGAAGCTGGTGCCCGAGGGCATCGAGGGCCGCGTGCCATACAAGGGCACCCTGGCGATGAACGTCCACCAGATGCTGGGCGGCATCCGCAGCGGCATGGGCTACGTGGGCTGCCGCACCATCGACGAGCTGCGCACCCAGGCCACCTTCGTCCGCATCACCTCGGCCGGGCTCAAGGAGAGCCACGTGCACGACGTCATCATCACCGAGGAAGCGCCGAACTACCGCGTCGGGTAG
- a CDS encoding TIGR02266 family protein: MTESNQAAVGLVVKLPFATPEEFLAKYGPNVTRGGIYLRARAVKPPGTAVTLDLKLAGGERIIHAAAVVHYVTGQGGQGVVGMGLRFLNADAPTRRFLDSLVVTLPHAQSDVPPVPPNVGPPDYTVTPTEQAPVALASELYAPAPVSGSASAEAAAAPRMISNAALNLSSEDPKRAGVVIGIDLGTTNSCAAYVRNGKPGVLPSREGHNTVPSIIAVNTRGKLVVGHPAKGQMLTNPRQTVYGAKRLMGRPFASPVVEQLKDRFHYEIAASENGDAGVKLGEHVYTLQQISALILREVREVAQNQLGHPVSRAVVTVPAYYNDNQRQAVREAGKLAGLYIERILNEPTSAALAYGYGRKLNQRVLVYDLGGGTFDASVLELNDNVYEVISTGGDTFLGGIDFDSSLVTYLLDEFQKTTGRAFQGDRVALQRINDAAERAKCALSERSEVRVHVAFVTMIDNKPCDLDVMLSRQKLVELTEGLVDRTLQVCEEVLRAKKVTPQDIDEVILVGGQSRFPLVHEKITKFFGKPPSKGVHPDEAVALGAALLAHSLGQLEGVVLIDVLPMAIGVGLPGGRFKAVMERNTSLPSTKSYTLATHRDGQTELELTVFQGDSDKAADNEYLGTLKLEGLPKLPRGAVQVNVTFEVSNESLLKVTAREASSGREVTSTFSTRDTPEAAKARLAQLESETPPAPGPAAAARSAGHAGATATGPSAPVKVPMASAAAASAARPVLVRPASSAPVPSIPAVSVTVAPKQKGFMGWLKGLFGRA; this comes from the coding sequence TTGACGGAATCGAATCAGGCGGCGGTCGGGCTCGTCGTGAAGCTGCCCTTCGCGACGCCCGAGGAGTTCCTGGCGAAGTACGGGCCGAATGTGACCCGGGGCGGCATCTATCTGCGCGCACGCGCGGTGAAGCCACCGGGGACGGCCGTCACCCTGGATCTCAAGCTGGCGGGCGGGGAACGCATCATCCACGCGGCGGCTGTCGTTCACTACGTCACAGGTCAGGGCGGCCAGGGCGTCGTCGGCATGGGCCTGCGCTTCCTGAACGCGGATGCGCCCACCCGCCGGTTCCTGGATTCGCTGGTCGTCACCCTGCCCCACGCCCAGTCGGATGTTCCCCCGGTTCCTCCCAATGTAGGGCCGCCGGACTACACCGTCACACCCACGGAGCAGGCGCCCGTCGCCCTCGCCTCCGAGCTTTACGCGCCGGCCCCCGTGTCCGGCAGCGCTTCAGCCGAGGCCGCCGCAGCGCCGCGGATGATCTCCAACGCGGCGTTGAACCTCAGCTCGGAGGACCCGAAGCGCGCCGGTGTCGTCATTGGCATCGACCTGGGGACGACGAACTCGTGCGCGGCCTACGTCCGCAACGGCAAGCCGGGCGTGCTGCCCAGCCGCGAGGGCCACAACACGGTGCCCTCGATCATCGCCGTCAACACGCGCGGCAAGCTGGTGGTGGGCCACCCCGCCAAGGGGCAGATGCTCACCAATCCGCGCCAGACGGTGTACGGCGCCAAGCGGCTGATGGGTCGGCCCTTCGCGTCCCCGGTGGTGGAGCAGCTCAAGGACCGCTTCCACTATGAGATCGCCGCCAGTGAGAATGGCGACGCGGGCGTGAAGCTGGGCGAGCACGTCTACACGCTCCAACAGATCTCCGCGCTCATCCTCCGGGAGGTCCGGGAGGTGGCGCAGAACCAGCTGGGCCACCCGGTGTCCCGCGCGGTCGTCACCGTCCCCGCCTACTACAACGACAACCAGCGCCAGGCGGTGCGCGAGGCCGGGAAGCTGGCGGGCCTGTACATCGAGCGCATCCTCAACGAGCCCACCTCGGCGGCGCTGGCCTATGGCTACGGCCGCAAGCTGAACCAGCGCGTGCTCGTCTATGACCTGGGCGGTGGCACCTTCGACGCGTCGGTGCTGGAGCTGAACGACAACGTCTACGAGGTCATCTCCACCGGCGGCGACACGTTCCTGGGCGGCATCGACTTCGACTCCTCCCTCGTCACGTACCTCCTGGACGAGTTCCAGAAGACCACGGGCCGCGCGTTCCAAGGGGACCGGGTGGCCCTGCAGCGCATCAACGACGCAGCCGAGCGCGCCAAGTGCGCGCTGTCGGAGCGCTCGGAGGTGCGGGTGCACGTCGCGTTCGTGACGATGATCGACAACAAGCCGTGCGACCTGGACGTCATGCTCTCGCGGCAGAAGCTGGTGGAGCTGACGGAGGGGTTGGTGGATCGCACCCTCCAGGTCTGCGAGGAGGTCCTCCGCGCGAAGAAGGTGACGCCGCAGGACATCGACGAGGTCATCCTCGTCGGTGGGCAGAGCCGCTTCCCGCTGGTGCACGAGAAGATCACGAAGTTCTTCGGCAAGCCGCCCAGCAAGGGCGTGCACCCGGACGAGGCCGTGGCGCTGGGCGCGGCGCTGCTGGCGCACAGCCTGGGGCAGTTGGAAGGCGTGGTGCTCATCGACGTGCTGCCCATGGCCATTGGCGTGGGCCTGCCCGGTGGCCGCTTCAAGGCGGTGATGGAGCGCAACACGTCGCTGCCGTCCACCAAGAGCTACACCCTGGCCACGCACCGCGACGGCCAGACGGAGCTGGAGCTCACGGTGTTCCAGGGCGACTCCGACAAGGCCGCTGACAACGAGTACCTGGGTACGCTGAAGCTGGAGGGCCTGCCGAAGCTCCCGCGTGGCGCCGTGCAGGTGAACGTCACCTTCGAGGTCAGCAACGAGTCGCTGCTGAAGGTCACCGCGCGCGAGGCCTCGTCGGGCCGCGAGGTGACGAGCACCTTCAGCACGCGCGATACCCCGGAGGCCGCGAAGGCGCGGCTGGCGCAGCTCGAGTCGGAGACGCCGCCGGCGCCGGGTCCGGCAGCCGCGGCACGGAGCGCGGGCCACGCGGGGGCCACGGCCACGGGGCCATCCGCTCCGGTGAAGGTGCCCATGGCCTCGGCCGCCGCCGCGTCGGCCGCGCGGCCCGTGCTCGTTCGGCCCGCTTCGTCGGCGCCCGTGCCCTCGATTCCCGCTGTCAGTGTGACTGTTGCACCCAAGCAGAAGGGCTTCATGGGGTGGCTCAAGGGGTTGTTCGGAAGAGCCTGA